One Paenibacillus crassostreae DNA segment encodes these proteins:
- a CDS encoding ABC transporter ATP-binding protein — MSYLSNSGLTIADLMVEYTGGQLALGRVNLTIPEYGIYTIIGPSGCGKSTLLRAIAGLLQDYHGEILYNGKSIHNQETLIGLVPQSYGLLPWKTVYSNIQIAMNISHPERRNNQDQELQIRHWLELMGIADLASRYPISLSGGQQQRVAIARAFAISPTIMLLDEPFSALDAMTRETLQQLFVDNWQANPTTTLFVTHDVEEAILLGEKIIVMTSDKEGLIELIDNPVFHMKHEDKRNSDEFIQQTRNVRKVMQNKW; from the coding sequence ATGTCGTATTTAAGTAATAGTGGGCTTACAATTGCCGATCTAATGGTTGAATATACGGGAGGACAATTAGCGCTGGGTCGTGTCAATTTAACCATACCGGAATATGGGATATATACGATTATTGGACCATCGGGTTGTGGAAAGTCCACGTTATTGCGTGCGATTGCTGGTTTATTACAGGACTATCATGGAGAGATTCTCTATAATGGAAAAAGTATACACAATCAAGAAACCTTGATTGGACTCGTACCTCAGAGTTATGGATTGTTACCTTGGAAGACAGTTTATTCTAATATCCAGATAGCGATGAATATTAGTCATCCAGAGAGAAGAAATAATCAAGATCAGGAACTACAAATCAGACACTGGCTCGAATTGATGGGAATAGCTGATTTAGCAAGTCGTTACCCGATATCACTTAGTGGAGGACAGCAACAAAGGGTTGCAATTGCCAGAGCTTTTGCTATTTCACCGACAATCATGTTATTGGATGAACCATTCTCTGCTCTTGATGCGATGACTCGAGAAACCTTACAGCAACTTTTTGTGGACAATTGGCAAGCGAATCCAACTACGACGCTTTTTGTCACTCATGATGTAGAGGAAGCAATTCTCTTAGGCGAAAAAATTATTGTTATGACTTCGGACAAAGAAGGATTAATTGAATTGATCGATAATCCTGTATTTCATATGAAGCATGAGGATAAGCGTAACAGTGATGAATTTATACAGCAGACCAGAAATGTAAGAAAGGTAATGCAAAATAAATGGTGA
- a CDS encoding ABC transporter substrate-binding protein has protein sequence MKRRNIRKGFSLMIVLIAISSLMVGCNSSKNTSSATAESSSTLTLGMMPSIDAIPFIIAHEQGFDKEHGVELDLEMFKSAKDRDAAFQAEQLDGISADLIAMAIYNEADLDVKITSTTFGEFSLLTGADDVNEVKDLKGKTVILSKNTSTEYSVAMMLRQVGLNEEDITVTEVPQIPTRLELLKSNKADAAILPEPYVTMGQADGLKQLNSTTEAGINPFILAFPQEVIDIKEKEIVAMYAAYDDAVNYLKSHEESEYIDLIIEEVGFPEDLKNEITVPDYLFANQVDVEQVETAFTWAREKGLLTKDIKPEDVISDVVFK, from the coding sequence ATGAAGAGAAGAAATATTAGAAAAGGTTTTTCATTAATGATAGTGCTCATTGCTATTAGTTCGTTAATGGTAGGATGTAATTCTTCAAAGAATACAAGTTCGGCAACAGCGGAGTCTTCTTCAACGTTGACGCTAGGTATGATGCCTTCAATAGATGCCATTCCATTCATCATCGCACATGAACAAGGATTTGATAAAGAACATGGGGTTGAATTAGATTTAGAAATGTTCAAAAGCGCAAAAGATCGCGATGCGGCTTTTCAAGCAGAACAACTAGATGGGATCAGTGCAGATTTAATTGCCATGGCCATTTATAACGAAGCTGATTTAGATGTTAAAATTACGAGTACGACATTTGGAGAGTTTTCTTTATTGACAGGTGCAGATGATGTTAATGAAGTCAAAGATCTTAAAGGTAAAACGGTCATTTTATCTAAGAATACTTCAACAGAATATTCAGTGGCCATGATGCTTAGACAAGTTGGGTTAAATGAAGAAGATATCACAGTTACAGAAGTGCCACAAATACCAACCAGATTAGAACTCTTGAAGAGCAATAAAGCAGATGCAGCTATTTTACCAGAACCCTATGTAACGATGGGGCAAGCTGATGGACTGAAACAATTGAATTCGACGACAGAAGCGGGAATTAACCCATTTATATTAGCATTTCCACAGGAAGTTATTGATATTAAGGAAAAGGAAATTGTAGCGATGTATGCGGCTTATGATGACGCAGTGAATTACCTGAAATCTCATGAGGAATCAGAATATATCGATCTAATTATAGAGGAAGTTGGTTTTCCAGAAGACCTGAAGAATGAGATTACTGTACCTGACTATCTATTCGCAAATCAAGTCGATGTAGAACAAGTAGAAACAGCTTTTACATGGGCGAGAGAAAAAGGATTACTTACCAAAGATATTAAACCTGAAGATGTGATCTCAGATGTCGTATTTAAGTAA
- a CDS encoding helix-turn-helix domain-containing protein — translation MKGIEHNSKFLLTHREREVFELLVQDKTTRDIAGLLFISEKTVRNHISNVMQKLNVKGRSQAVVELIKLGELKI, via the coding sequence TTGAAGGGAATTGAACACAATAGCAAATTTTTATTGACCCATCGTGAACGTGAGGTTTTTGAATTGCTCGTTCAAGATAAAACAACACGCGATATTGCCGGTCTATTATTCATAAGTGAAAAGACGGTGAGAAACCACATTTCGAATGTCATGCAAAAGCTAAATGTGAAAGGGCGTTCTCAAGCGGTTGTCGAGCTAATCAAGCTTGGGGAGCTAAAAATATAG